The Archangium primigenium genomic interval ACGCGCCCTGCCTGGGCTGTGGCGTGGTGACCGGAAAGGTACGACCCCTGGGGGGAGTGATCGCCCGGCCTCCCGGCTGGGTGCTGCACGGCGTGGCCTCGGCGAGCCCCGTGCCCGGCTGGGTGGTGCTCACCAGCACGCGCCACGTGCGCGCCGTCTACGAGCTCGAGGACGAGGAGGCGCGGGAGCTGGGGGCCTGGACGGCCCGGGTGACGCGGGCCCAGCGCGAGGTGCTCGGCGCCGCGCACGCCTACGTGTTCGCCATCGGGGACGTGCTGCGGCACTGCCACGTGCACCTGGTGCCGCGCTACCCGGACACGCCCGCGCGGCTGTGGGGCCGGGGGGTCTTCGACGCGCGGCCCGAGGAGGCCCAGTCCCCGGAGGCGCTGGAGGCGGCGGCCCGGGCCCTGGGTGAAGTCCTCTCCCGCTGAGCGCGTGGCCCGGCGGGCCTCCACGAGGTGGACGGGGGGACGCCGCGTGGAAGAATGGGGGGATGAGGGACGTGTGCCGCCTGCTCCTGCTCTTGTCGCTGCTGCTCGTGCCCGCGGCCGTGCGGGCCAGCAACACCGCGGACGAGGCGGACGTGAGCTTCGAGGTGGGCAACCAGGCCTATGCCCGGCGGCAGTACGTGGAGGCGCTGCGCTCCTACTTCACCAGCTACCGCCTGGTGCCCAACCGCAACGTCCTCTACAACATCGCGCGCTGCTACGAGGCCCTGGGCCGCTACAACGAGGCCTACCGCTACTACAACGACCTCACCCGCGAGGCCCTGCCGGCGGTGGACGCCGCCGAGGTGGAGCGGGCGCTCGAGCGGCTGCGGCCCAAGGTGGCGCTCATCCGCATCACCACGGATCCCCCCGGCGCCGAGGTCTTCGTGGACCGCGAGGACCTGGGCGCCCGGGGCCTGTCCCCGCAGACGCTCGCGCTGTCCCCCGGGCGCCACGAGGTCATGGTGCACAAGGACGGCTACCG includes:
- a CDS encoding HIT family protein → MSDVDVNAPCLGCGVVTGKVRPLGGVIARPPGWVLHGVASASPVPGWVVLTSTRHVRAVYELEDEEARELGAWTARVTRAQREVLGAAHAYVFAIGDVLRHCHVHLVPRYPDTPARLWGRGVFDARPEEAQSPEALEAAARALGEVLSR